Proteins encoded within one genomic window of Cellulomonas xiejunii:
- a CDS encoding amino acid ABC transporter permease encodes MSELVLFDVPGPRTRRRMAVVNVLAVLAVAALGAWALVLLDRKGQLAADLWQPFLASSTWVDYLLPGLRDTLRAAGLAIVASAVFGLVFGLGRLSGSRVVRWLSGTVVEFFRAVPVLLMMIFFYQGISQLRVVEPRDVPLLAVVLALTLYNGSVFAELVRSGVHNLPRGQREAALAVGLRPAQSLRLVEVPQALIAMLPALASQLVVILKDTALGAIITYPELLDASRRFGSGNGNILQSLLVAALVFIVINYALTSFAQRLASQVGRHTAGAAKAEAPPLVVAARADR; translated from the coding sequence ATGAGCGAGCTCGTCCTCTTCGACGTCCCCGGCCCGCGCACGCGGCGGCGGATGGCCGTGGTCAACGTGCTCGCCGTGCTCGCGGTGGCCGCGCTCGGCGCCTGGGCGCTCGTGCTCCTGGATCGCAAGGGCCAGCTCGCGGCAGACCTCTGGCAGCCGTTCCTGGCCAGCAGCACGTGGGTCGACTACCTCCTGCCGGGCCTGCGCGACACGCTGCGAGCGGCCGGTCTGGCGATCGTGGCGTCAGCGGTGTTCGGACTCGTCTTCGGGCTCGGGAGGCTGTCGGGCTCCCGAGTCGTGCGCTGGCTGTCGGGCACCGTCGTGGAGTTCTTCCGGGCCGTGCCCGTGCTCCTCATGATGATCTTCTTCTACCAGGGCATCTCCCAGCTCCGTGTCGTCGAGCCCCGGGACGTGCCGTTGCTCGCGGTGGTGCTGGCGCTGACGCTGTACAACGGGTCGGTGTTCGCCGAGCTCGTGCGGTCCGGGGTCCACAACCTGCCCCGCGGGCAGCGAGAGGCAGCACTGGCGGTGGGCCTGCGTCCGGCGCAGTCGCTGCGCCTCGTCGAGGTGCCGCAGGCGCTGATCGCGATGCTCCCGGCGCTCGCCTCACAGCTGGTCGTGATCCTCAAGGACACGGCCCTCGGGGCGATCATCACGTACCCGGAGCTGCTGGACGCCTCCCGACGCTTCGGGTCGGGGAACGGCAACATCCTGCAGTCCCTGCTTGTCGCCGCACTCGTGTTCATCGTCATCAACTACGCGCTGACGTCGTTCGCCCAGCGGCTCGCCTCGCAGGTGGGACGGCACACCGCGGGTGCCGCGAAGGCGGAGGCTCCTCCGCTCGTCGTGGCCGCCCGGGCGGACCGGTAG
- a CDS encoding amino acid ABC transporter permease, which produces MDEGYLEKFLSLFDEYDVLAAFWVNIQLSLYAAVIALVIGTVLAVMRISPVPSLRWAGATYVTLLRNTPLTIIIVFCVLGLWGQLGLTLSSDFQTNFFRLAVLGLAVYHAAFVCEALRSGVNTVPVGQAEAARAIGLGFWSAARLVILPQAFRGAVAPLGNVLIALIKNSTVAAAGSVAETSGLMRTMIEFRPDVIFAIFLTFAVGYVIIVVPVGLATTSLSRRLAVAR; this is translated from the coding sequence GTGGACGAGGGGTACCTCGAGAAGTTCCTGTCCCTGTTCGACGAGTACGACGTTCTCGCCGCCTTCTGGGTGAACATCCAGCTGTCCCTGTATGCCGCGGTCATCGCCCTGGTGATCGGCACGGTTCTGGCCGTCATGCGGATCTCGCCGGTCCCGAGCCTGCGCTGGGCGGGGGCCACGTACGTGACGCTGCTGCGGAACACACCGCTGACGATCATCATCGTGTTCTGCGTGCTCGGCCTGTGGGGACAGCTCGGGCTGACGCTCTCGAGCGACTTCCAGACGAACTTCTTCCGGCTGGCGGTGCTCGGCCTGGCCGTCTACCACGCCGCCTTCGTGTGCGAGGCGCTGCGGTCCGGCGTCAACACCGTCCCGGTGGGCCAGGCCGAGGCGGCCCGAGCCATCGGGCTGGGCTTCTGGTCGGCAGCGCGTCTCGTCATCCTCCCCCAGGCGTTCCGCGGTGCGGTCGCGCCGCTGGGCAACGTGCTGATCGCGCTCATCAAGAACTCCACCGTCGCCGCCGCCGGGTCGGTGGCCGAGACGTCAGGACTCATGCGGACGATGATCGAGTTCCGACCGGACGTCATCTTCGCGATCTTCCTGACCTTCGCGGTCGGTTACGTCATCATCGTCGTTCCCGTGGGCCTCGCGACGACCTCGCTGTCCCGACGCCTGGCGGTGGCCCGATGA
- a CDS encoding glutamate ABC transporter substrate-binding protein, with the protein MRARRLAIALTAVAALTLGACSGGADEADDTADAGATETSDGGAEGTLRVGIKFDQPGLGYQDGSDYTGFDVAVAKYVAEKLGYGADQIEWVQAPSAQRETMLQNAQVDMIFATYSITDKRKEVVGFAGPYFVAGQDLLVAADDDSISGPEDLEGKNLCSVTGSTSAQRIKDEYATGTNLLEQPGYAECVTALVAGTVDAVTTDDIILAGLAAIPANEGKVKVVGNPFSEENYGVGLPKDSEVCEDVNAAITEMIEDGSWQEALDENVGASGYVPNDELNPPTVVACA; encoded by the coding sequence ATGCGTGCACGACGACTGGCGATCGCCCTCACCGCGGTGGCAGCACTCACGCTCGGAGCCTGCTCCGGCGGCGCCGACGAGGCGGACGACACCGCAGACGCAGGTGCCACCGAGACGAGCGACGGCGGCGCCGAAGGAACCCTGCGCGTCGGCATCAAGTTCGACCAGCCCGGCCTGGGCTACCAGGACGGCAGCGACTACACGGGATTCGACGTCGCGGTCGCGAAGTACGTCGCCGAGAAGCTGGGGTACGGCGCGGACCAGATCGAGTGGGTCCAGGCGCCGTCCGCGCAGCGCGAGACGATGCTGCAGAACGCCCAGGTCGACATGATCTTCGCGACGTACTCGATCACGGACAAGCGCAAGGAGGTCGTCGGGTTCGCCGGACCGTACTTCGTCGCCGGGCAGGACCTGCTGGTCGCCGCGGACGACGACTCGATCTCCGGCCCCGAGGACCTCGAGGGCAAGAACCTGTGCTCGGTCACCGGCTCCACGTCGGCGCAGCGCATCAAGGACGAGTACGCGACCGGCACCAACCTGCTCGAGCAGCCCGGCTACGCCGAGTGCGTCACCGCCCTGGTGGCGGGCACCGTCGACGCGGTCACGACGGACGACATCATCCTCGCCGGTCTCGCGGCCATCCCCGCCAACGAGGGCAAGGTCAAGGTCGTCGGCAACCCCTTCTCCGAGGAGAACTACGGCGTCGGGCTGCCCAAGGACAGCGAGGTCTGCGAGGACGTGAACGCTGCCATCACCGAGATGATCGAGGACGGCTCCTGGCAGGAGGCCCTCGACGAGAACGTCGGGGCGTCCGGCTACGTCCCGAACGACGAGCTGAACCCGCCGACCGTCGTCGCGTGCGCCTGA
- a CDS encoding amino acid ABC transporter ATP-binding protein, whose translation MVDSITPEPPPADVTTQPAGEPLIVLEHVDKHFGDLHVLRDVNLTVHRGEVVVVIGPSGSGKSTLCRTINRLETIDSGTISVDGKPLPAEGRELARLRADVGMVFQSFNLFAHRTVLENVTLGQVKAKGVKPAVAKATAMELLERVGVADQAAKRPAQLSGGQQQRVAIARALAMKPKAMLFDEPTSALDPEMINEVLDVMVGLAHDGMTMVVVTHEMGFARRAARRVVFMDAGQVVEEADPETFFTAPRSGRAKDFLSKILTH comes from the coding sequence ATGGTCGACAGCATCACGCCGGAGCCGCCGCCCGCGGACGTCACGACACAACCCGCCGGCGAGCCACTGATCGTCCTGGAGCACGTCGACAAGCACTTCGGGGACCTGCACGTCCTGCGCGACGTCAACCTCACGGTCCACCGTGGCGAGGTCGTCGTCGTCATCGGCCCGTCGGGATCGGGCAAGTCGACGTTGTGCCGCACGATCAACCGGCTGGAGACGATCGACTCGGGCACGATCTCGGTCGACGGCAAGCCGCTGCCCGCCGAGGGGCGCGAGCTGGCCCGGTTGCGGGCGGACGTGGGCATGGTGTTCCAGTCGTTCAACCTCTTCGCGCACCGCACCGTGCTCGAGAACGTGACGCTCGGGCAGGTCAAGGCCAAGGGCGTGAAGCCCGCGGTCGCCAAGGCGACGGCCATGGAGCTCCTCGAGCGGGTCGGGGTCGCGGACCAGGCGGCCAAGCGACCGGCTCAGCTCTCCGGCGGGCAGCAGCAGCGCGTGGCCATCGCCCGCGCCCTGGCCATGAAGCCCAAGGCGATGCTCTTCGACGAGCCGACCTCGGCGCTCGACCCCGAGATGATCAACGAGGTCCTCGACGTCATGGTCGGCCTCGCGCACGACGGGATGACGATGGTCGTCGTGACGCACGAGATGGGGTTCGCGCGGCGCGCCGCGCGACGAGTCGTGTTCATGGACGCCGGTCAGGTCGTCGAGGAGGCCGATCCCGAGACGTTCTTCACGGCGCCGCGCAGCGGCCGTGCCAAGGACTTCCTGTCCAAGATCCTGACCCACTGA
- the miaB gene encoding tRNA (N6-isopentenyl adenosine(37)-C2)-methylthiotransferase MiaB: MSTTLPAPAPADAPETLTGPDGGSVRADGSPRTYLVKTLGCQMNVHDSEHMAGMLEQAGYVPAPAAAAAAEDVDVLVINTCAVRENAADKLYGNLGRLAGTKRSRPGGMQIAVGGCLAQKDRAGIVERAPWVDVVFGTHNLDVLPALLERSRHNAAAEVEIAESLQVFPSTLPTRRESVYAGWVSISVGCNNTCTFCIVPHLRGKERDRRPGEILTEVEALVATGAIEVTLLGQNVNSYGVGFGDRHAFGKLLRAVGAVPGLERVRFTSPHPAAFTDDVIDAMAATPTVMPQLHMPLQSGSDRVLRAMRRSYRSDRFLGILERVRAAIPHAAITTDVIVGFPGETEEDFVETLRVVEAARFSSAFTFQYSPRPGTPAADLPDQLPKDVVQERYERLVALQERISGEENAAQVGRRVDVLVAQGEGRKDGATARVSGRAEDNRLVHLALPAGLSPADAPRPGDLVTVEVTQSAPHHLVADSALAPGGTFLVRRTRAGDAWQARAEGREEHAHGDAGPGCGTTGVATGAPTGPVVLGLPGIGRPTV; this comes from the coding sequence ATGTCCACGACCCTGCCTGCCCCCGCTCCCGCGGACGCGCCCGAGACCCTGACCGGACCCGACGGCGGGTCCGTGCGCGCCGACGGCAGCCCGCGCACGTACCTCGTCAAGACGCTCGGCTGCCAGATGAACGTCCACGACTCCGAGCACATGGCCGGCATGCTGGAGCAGGCCGGCTACGTGCCCGCTCCTGCGGCGGCCGCCGCCGCGGAGGACGTCGACGTCCTGGTCATCAACACGTGCGCGGTCCGGGAGAACGCGGCGGACAAGCTGTACGGCAACCTGGGTCGCCTCGCAGGGACCAAGAGGTCGCGTCCGGGCGGCATGCAGATCGCTGTCGGCGGGTGCCTGGCTCAGAAGGACCGGGCGGGGATCGTCGAGCGTGCGCCGTGGGTCGACGTGGTGTTCGGCACGCACAACCTCGACGTGCTGCCCGCCCTCCTCGAGAGGTCCCGGCACAATGCCGCGGCCGAGGTCGAGATCGCCGAGTCGCTGCAGGTCTTTCCGAGCACGCTCCCGACCCGCCGTGAGTCGGTGTACGCGGGCTGGGTGTCGATCAGCGTCGGGTGCAACAACACGTGCACGTTCTGCATCGTCCCCCATCTGCGGGGCAAGGAGCGTGACCGGCGACCGGGCGAGATCCTCACCGAGGTCGAGGCGCTCGTCGCGACGGGCGCCATCGAGGTCACCCTGCTGGGCCAGAACGTCAACTCCTACGGAGTGGGGTTCGGGGACCGGCACGCGTTCGGCAAGCTGCTGCGCGCCGTGGGAGCCGTCCCGGGGCTCGAACGGGTCCGCTTCACCTCGCCGCACCCCGCTGCCTTCACGGACGACGTGATCGACGCCATGGCGGCCACGCCGACGGTCATGCCGCAGCTGCACATGCCCCTGCAGTCGGGCTCCGACAGGGTGCTGCGCGCGATGCGCCGCTCCTACCGGTCCGACCGGTTCCTCGGGATCCTCGAGCGCGTCCGTGCCGCGATCCCGCACGCGGCGATCACGACGGACGTGATCGTCGGGTTCCCGGGCGAGACGGAGGAGGACTTCGTCGAGACGCTGCGCGTGGTCGAGGCCGCGCGGTTCTCGTCCGCCTTCACCTTCCAGTACTCGCCGCGCCCCGGTACGCCCGCTGCCGACCTGCCCGACCAGCTGCCGAAGGACGTGGTGCAGGAGCGGTACGAGCGTCTCGTCGCGCTGCAGGAGCGCATCTCGGGCGAGGAGAACGCGGCCCAGGTCGGCCGACGGGTCGACGTGCTCGTCGCGCAGGGCGAGGGCCGCAAGGACGGCGCGACGGCCCGCGTCTCGGGCCGCGCCGAGGACAACAGGCTCGTCCACCTCGCGCTGCCCGCGGGTCTCTCACCGGCTGACGCGCCACGGCCCGGCGACCTCGTGACCGTCGAGGTCACCCAGTCCGCACCCCACCACCTCGTGGCGGACTCCGCGCTGGCGCCCGGCGGGACGTTCCTCGTGCGGCGCACCCGGGCCGGGGACGCGTGGCAGGCGCGTGCCGAGGGCCGCGAGGAGCACGCTCACGGCGACGCGGGCCCCGGCTGCGGCACGACCGGCGTCGCGACGGGTGCACCCACGGGTCCTGTCGTCCTCGGGTTGCCGGGGATCGGCCGCCCGACCGTCTGA